From the genome of Streptomyces sp. NBC_01341, one region includes:
- a CDS encoding DUF6243 family protein — MAKSRNNLLGVGGQRKKLSRAEQQGAGPARDKDRKDAEDKKQELVRKMRERAASAGAAPDGDAPAGS; from the coding sequence GTGGCCAAGAGCCGCAACAACCTCCTCGGTGTGGGCGGACAGCGCAAGAAGCTGTCCCGCGCCGAACAGCAGGGCGCCGGTCCCGCGCGCGACAAGGACCGCAAGGACGCCGAGGACAAGAAGCAGGAGCTGGTGCGCAAGATGCGTGAGCGCGCCGCGTCGGCCGGTGCCGCCCCGGACGGGGACGCACCGGCCGGGAGCTGA